Genomic window (Cucumis sativus cultivar 9930 chromosome 2, Cucumber_9930_V3, whole genome shotgun sequence):
TGAAGTTACGTTGAGCTACCAAGAGGTCAAGGAAAAAGAATCCATCGACCAGTTTGAAGTTCCGTCATCAAAGATCAAAATGATTACTTGAAAGAATACAATCCagattaattttatatgtacGAGCACCCTTTACTTGATCAAATTAAGTGTATCCACTCACCTTTATTAGCCACATAATGATCTTAGAAGTTAATATAAATGTTGTTATTAAAGCCACAACTGAATTCATGCTGAAACTTggcaaaaattaataataataataactatcaAATTATTATGTATCTCATTTTCTTCACCTTAAAAACCctttgaaagaaattatatggTCAAGTAACAAATTAGTACAccaaaagaaacacaactcaaCTGATCCTTAGGTTGAAGGTTTAAATCCACAAATATTAGCataattgtaaaagaaaaaaaaaagagcaatTAGTAGTAATGAGGAGACGATCTCTTTCTCGTATTTAATAGAAGGCAATGCTATATCTGTACATTCTTCTACAACCCACGTAGTAAAATTGCCAGAACGAGGGCCTGATTGAATGAAGCCAGAAACAGACATAATggccttttatatatatctgtATTGACAAACGTAATTCTAATGCTCAGCCATTAAAGCAGCCGTATCACCGTTTGAGAAAGAAACGAGATTGCTTGGCGCATGGTTACCATGTCTGCAGTCTAAGTCCTTACCACCATCACTTTCACactaaaatgatgaaattaattgaattggAACATGGACTACACGCATAACCAGAATGAGTTcttaaatagttaaacaaGGATAATGAATTTCTATAAAAGGCACATACCTGCTCGGCCGGGGTCACCGGATGGTCCTGACTTCTCTTTGGAAGATCCCTTAAAGTTCCCTGCAATGTTGCAGTCAcgaaacaattaaaatttgatgattAAACAGCAGCAACCAACGTTGTTAAATAGAATATTGAATATTCTTAGCAGTAGTACTAGTGATGCTTGGCTCGAACTGTAAAATGAAATTGCCAAGTTAACGAGAAAAATGTAGGTCAAGCATTCACAATCCCCAGGGATTTAGCCAGAAATGTTCTCTTATGGTAAGGTAGAGTTTAATATTCTGGCTCCTTTAGTAAATTACCTTtaagaacaaattaaatggaaaactataaaatatcacctattatatatgaatattgaAATCTACCATAAGGTAACAGGGTTTCACTCTGCCTGTGTTCACCTTGTAGATAGACCGAAAAACCAAAACGAGTCAAGTCGGTCGGAAAACGAGAAGGATCGATCGGAAAACTAGAAGGGTTGGTCGGTTTCGGAAAGTTTGAAATCGAAAATTTTTCAATAGTATTTTTAAGTGCTAAACCGAGCCAACCAACCCTTACCCATCGATGTCAAAGTCGGTTTGACACTTTACTAAATTGATTGTGGTCGGTTCGGAGTTGGTTTTGTACTTCGACCGACCAATGATCACCCCTACTTGTAACAGGGTTTCAGTCCACCTATGTTCACCTTGTAGATAGACCGAAAAACCAAACCGAAGTCAAGTCGGTCGGAAAACGAGAAGGATCGATCGGAAAACTAGAAGGGTCGGTCAATTTCGAAAAGTTTGAAAtcgaaaattttccaaaagtatttttaagtGTTAAACCGAGCCAACCGACCCTTGCCCATCGATGTCAAAGTCGGTTTGACACTATACTAAATCGATTGTGGTCGGTTTGGGGTTGGTTTTGTACTTCGACCGACCGATGATCACCCCTACTTGTAAATGCAAATAAAAGAATCgcaattaaatataaacaatatcaCAATGACTAACATAGAAGTGACAATTTAACATAATACATGCATAAtcatgtataaaatataacatcaaGATGCTAATCAACTTATACACGTTTATGTATCAGTGTACTTTTGCAAGACCTTAACACAATAGCAATAATCATAATGACATATTAGCAGATACGTATGCCACCGCACAATCTACATGCAAATCTGCATGCTATAATAGAAGTATACAGGAGCACAAGAACAGGTTTATTCAACCTGAGGGTGTTTTGGGTTCAGTTCCCTGACTATAGACCACTTTCAACTGAACCCACCACAGCACACATTTCCAAATTTTGTGTCTACCAAGACCAATCCGCAGTACTGCAGCAGTTAAGAAACCACCGTCGTATCTCAACCAAATATACTCAGTTTGAGATTTGGTTCGAACTATTAATAATCCATGACAAAAACACACGGACAGTTctcttatattatatatgtatagaagagaaaaatgtattcaaaCACTTGACAGTTCTCAACCGTAAGGAAAgcatgtctttttttttttggggggggagGGGGTGGGGGAGGGGGGATATGAAACAACTTCATTAAtagaatagaaagaaaaatccaaaatatatCAAGTGTACAAAAGGAAACAAATCAAATGGTAAACAAAAGATGTTTCCAGAAGGCAGAGGTTGCACACGGCTGAATCCAGCCAGAGTTCTATGCTCAAAACCAATCGGGTGAACCCTAGAAAAATTGGTATAGAGAGGCCCTTTGAACAAAGAAGATATGGGCTGTGTTAAGGACATCAACAGCGTGAAAATGGACTTTTCTcagaaattcttttaaaaagactGAACATCTAGATGTGTTTAAGGTGTTATAAGATTTTGTTCAGAAGGCCCTCATTATGTTTCCTTTTTGTCACAGGTTGTTTTTGCCTTTTCGGCAGGTGGGGTGTGTTATGGGTCTTTGAGGGAGAGGAATAATAGAGTGAAGCCCACGAGAACATGTGGAACCTAACCAAAGCCCATATCTCACTCAAGACCTCCTgccatttaaaaagaattccTTCCTCTCCAAACACCCAAACAATGGCATACACCCCAATTACCCACAAAAATCTTCATTTCTCAACAAATAAAgatgaataataatagaaacttTAGAGCCGCGACTTTAACTGGTATGTATTTTGCTCTTCTTTATGAACATGCTGAGGATGTTAAGGGAGTCAATCTAGAGAGTCAATCTAGTTGAGATGCATGGGCGTACATCCTAATCCTAGCATATACCTGTCTGTgagattttctcttttcattatttcaatgaaaaatgtgtttcccttaccaaaagaagaaagaaaaagaaacttcagAGGTAAAGAGATTTCTTTTAGTGATGTACGGTCCTTgttagattctttttttttttttggaatagaTTGTTAGgttctattttacttttttcacTTCGATCACAAGGTCCTTCCATAAATACCCTCTAGAGCATCCTTTTGTAGTTTGGCTCCATTTCGTGGGatttatttttgcattttgtttttcaaatttcattttttcttaataaaagttttgttactcatccaacaaaaaatcataaaattacgTTTGCCTTTGTTTAATCCTAGAAAGAGATTTATTTTTGCATGGTAAATGGTCAAAATGAAGCATTCTGTAATGGAGTGTTATATATAACTCATCTCCAGTACAATATGATGCAGTAGGAGATGAATTTCTTAAATTGTAACTTGCAAGAAACTGTCCAATATCTTTCACCATGCCTCCCATGTGTCCATAAATTTCAGTTTATTCTTTAGCcactaaaacctaaaagcttTACAGAGATGATCCCAACAAATTTTTATGCAACTTTGGGAAGTTGCATTTGCTTTAACTTGGGCTTACTCTCAAGATTTCTCCCCATTTCGACAACTCCTTTTTCTACCCAGTTAAGGAAGAGGCAGCAATAAACTTCagtaaatttctttttgccAAACTTCGAACAGCTCTTTATGCAAGTTCAAAATCAATGTAGAAAGTTGCAAGGAAATCAAAATAAGAATTGGAGATTTTATTGGGATAGTGCTAAAATGTGACAACAATTAAATGGAATTGAATTGGGCATCCTTCCACTAGATTTAGGATGCAAGGAGGAAGTAGGTCAagggaagaaaagaatttCCATAACTCAAAGAACATCTAAAGAAAATGCGTGAAAGACATTAAcagtagaaagaaaaaaaagaatatgaggactaaacaagaaaaaccatggatagagagagaaattattattgaacAATGAGATTTAAACAACGAGCACGGAAGCTAAGGCGATCAAGAAACAAAGGAGAAAATATCACAAAAAACTTTTAACTAAACCTCTAATACTGATTAAAAGTTCCATCAGCTCTACTTATAGAGAAGCTATAGCCCAATAATCCAAATAAACTAACTATCTaactgaaaaaaaaacgatTAACAACTCAAATAGTACTACAGAACTACTCTAATGATACCACAACAAGAAGCATCAAAATGGAGAAGGATATGGCGAAGAGAGTGATATTCACACAAGGTGGTTAGTAAAGTAATggagaaatagaaaattagtGCATGAATAAGAAGATTAAAGATGCAAGAACTGGTGCGAGTCTGATATACAAATTGTCGACAAGGCCCAAAGTAACCTAGACACTGAGCATCATCCCCTTTTCTATTCCCGCTCGTCCTAAGTGCAGCTAGAGCCTAGAATCATTGTGCCCCCCATAGAGATccataaaaatgataaatctTTAACTCAAAACATCCAAGCAAACAAGCACTTAAAAACAAACGTTCACAcacaattaaaaaagaacaataaggATGACACGTCTTACATCATAAGATGCCAATAAGTTCCATGCAAAGGTCTGGCAAATCCATCACCCAGACCATCTAGGGAAAGTGAAGCTTTCCTTAAAATATAACTATAAGAAGCAGTACGAAATAATCAACTTTGAGCATACTTACCCTGTTTGCCCAAAAAAGCCCGCATGCATTGCAAAGTGATCTAGGCCCAGATGGTCCTCGCCGCATCATTGGGGTTGACATTGAACTTATGCCACAATTTGTACATCTAAAGAAAGCGCAAAATTCCATGGATATAAATAAGATGTAAATGTGAGGTCTTAACGTACAACAAAGAGTACAAATTCTGATACTGAAATGAACTTTCATATACTACAGACAGCATTGAAGTGTTAAATGATTGTTTCAGATTGCTATAATTCACAGGACTATGAAAACTCACGAAGTTTCCGATGGACTTTCATCTTGACCTAACTCTGAGACATTGCCATGGCTATACGAACCATCCAACTTCTTGGAAGAAGTAAACTGTCCTTTGTTGCGTTGCATCCTGCAAGTATGTTGTCAATTTAAATAAGAGATCAAAAACCCAGAGGTCTTTAGAAAGCGAAATCTGGGTGAACAAACAACatgcataaaccaaaaaactgCTAATGTACAACAGAATTAGATCtaattgaaaatgtgaaaTAGAATGAAAAGGTGAAATCAAAGAATGTCAAACatggaaaatacaaaatctagCCAGTAACTTAACATGTTCATCGCCAGACCTGAGAGCAACCTCCTGACGGACACCGTATCTAACTTTCTTTTCGAAACATCGTTCCTTCCTTTTCTGTCGAAACCGATTTAACGAGGCTGCCCTCTGAGGTTGACTACTCCGTCCAGGCAAGTCCAAAGCATTctacaaaatatgaaaaaaaataaattgaaaagaaaaacataaattccTTCGAAAACAATGTGATACAAGTTTCCAGCAGTACCCTCTGGTTTGGATTTACCAAATCCACGCTTTGCTGACCAGAAGATAATTCGCAACCacccaacaacaacaacactGCTTGAACCTGCAAAGGGTACGGAATGCTATTACTTTACAATTAATCAAACCTCATGTTCAATTCTCCCTCCCCTTCGCCGCCACGGATATCAATGTATTCCATTTCGAAAACTCAGAACTTTCagaaatttcaagttttataAACACGTCCCACATCACcgaaaagaaagaacaaaattgaaaacccCAAAACCCTAAATCTCGTCAACACTATACCTTCTCAGGAGAGACAGCGTCGAAAAGATAAACCTGACCACGGAATGAAAGTGTGAGCTGATTCGAACCATCACTGCGCTGAACAGCCAAGTCGGACCCATCACCGGCGGGAACATAAACAGCATCAGGGTTGAGAACCTCGACCATGCCGCCTACTCCAACACCGTCTTCGAGAGAGTGAGCTCCATATCGAACAAGACGATTATCCAATGGCTCGCCGGTGTCGCTACAGTCGGCGATCTGGTCGCCCATGGTCAACGGTTGAGCGCGTGCGTACATTAACTCTGGCAGAAGAAAATCAACTGGGTTTGGAGCATTGCAAGAATGTGGAAAGAAGGGATGGTCTGAGAGAGAATTGAGATAATACACAGATGGAAATCGAATCCAATGGATGAAGATGAGAAGAGATAGGAGAAGATTTGTGAGAATGTGAAGAAGACGAGAAGTTTGTAGATACTGTAGGAGTTGCTGTGTTGGTGGGAAGTGTGGAGAAACGAGAGAATGGAGGGATTCGACTGAGGACAAGGGACTGTGGACTGAAGCAAGAAAGAGGATCCTAAATGGTGGCGGAATTTACGAAATATGCCCCCGAATATTGGTGGGTCGTAACGTAATTGACCTTACGATTTTTTATCTATTggttaaattatacaaatatcACTCAATTTTGaactacttttcttttttcttttaatgtaatttacatctaagatttttattttaaccttTCAGCTttgattaacttaatttttattgtatatattgagaattctattatttttccttagaaataagtaaaaattaaaaaataaaaataagtcaGAGGActcaatttattataaatatttctattttattttatttttaaacataacaaaataatcaaaataatagttagataaaacaaaaaataaataaaaatacatatacactattttctttatatcagtattgattttaaatatgttattaaactTGTGTATATTAGTTATGCTATCttaactatttaatataaatttttatggtTAATTATCAGTatcttaattcaatttttttagtaattaattcatttatgtttaattaaaagaaagtgtTCGTTCATTTTTCGTTTGATTAATGTAACGATATAACTAAATTGGTGTCAATTTTATTCCATATGttgtatttaattaagtaattatttaattgtagTTTCTCTAtacaaattattgaatttaataagaatattcaactttcatatattaattacaGAGCATTTCTAAACACGTGGATTTGAAACTTAGacattcaaattatatatatgtgtgtatgtatatcaTAAAACTACATATGAGACACAGACTTTTAAataacacacatatatatttcttttattatcaaCAATGGATTATGAGAAACCTAAAATCACGTGGGAGAGAACGAACCTGAGCATTTACagaatattaatttctttaagaaaaatgtaatcGACTAAGAGAAACTTAAAGAATGGCTTGAGGTGAACCTTGTAGGGTACCCTGtacaaaatgttaaatacaTGCAATTCCACATGCAGTGATTTTGTGAGCAAACTCAACTAGATTTAATGAAGCAACGGGACATGAATATGTGTTAAATAGGTCCTTGgtaaaaaagattataaaatgTAATGTGTAACTAATCACAATGACCAAACAATGTAACTGCATTTTGTAGCATTTACagagtaattaattaagaatgtcacaatatttaaaataagtcGCCAGATCGAAAACACTAACAACAAAAACGTGAATTTAGATAAAGGTGTTTATTAGATTTACCTTTGAAAAATGTCGAAGTATCatattgttttggttttttttttatatatgtagtATTGACTTAAAGATAATGCATAGTGTTTTTTAAGAACATCTAAAAAACgcctttaatttaaataagtttattttatattctactTACGttagtttatgattttaattgaaataatttagtgTCAAGCACTATACTTCACAAACAAAGTTTTGATCATtgtatgaattaaaatatttagaaatacctACATTTAAACGAATACACTTTTAGCATTTTAAACGATACAACAACGGTGAAAAGGTTTGAATgacattattagtttttttaattttttttaatattatatttatctcAACGTGATAactgtaaataaaaaataaaacttataataaaacaatatactCTAACTTGAGGGAAAATGTATATTGTCTACTCAACTTGGATTGGATATGTGCATACCATTTTCATCTCCGATGgtttaaaaaatgcaatttgAACTAAATAGGTTGACATCTAAATAGATcatataaactattatttacGAGACAACTGCCTAGTTCATTGGtttgtttgaaatgaaaatttgaatatttaaatgcACGACtttagaaatatgaaattcaataaaaatagattGTATGATATATTGTAGATAGTGATTGATAACATatccaataaaattaaacatcaaaacaaacaataatttcaaaacGTGACCaataatatttgtataaaccataaaataattaacacttTCGAATTTGCCTTTAGATAAAAATTACTTATGACTATTATTGGGTAACGTCatgtcatatatataatatattttataggatatattttaattaacagcaaaatttgaattataactttataaaattcatatttatatcggtattttttatctttaataattttagaactttaaattcaaaactcaAGTAGACTTAGAACATAAAAACATTAATCTCTTTTACAACTTTGCGAATTTGGTCataacatttgaaaatcattttagaaaaccTAATTCAAGTTGATTACCAAACATATTCGTTTAATTGAgtgaattgaaaaatataaaacataatatcATTTGACTATCAAACATGATTATTTCACTTATAAATCATTGTCAATATCATCTTTACTTGTAACTCCACTCAACTAAACTTTTATATCACACAGTCATATTGAGTACAAAACCCACAAAAAaacttagctcaactgacTTTAGAACATACTAATAATTACGTACGAAAAATTTGGTAGTTCACACCTCCTTACCTAATTGATCTACTAAACAAAATCACCTCGAGTAGTGACAATCACTTGACTTAATCACACTTGAAGGATCCAACAGCCTCACGCCAGTCAAAAGAGTTGAACTACTAAGCTAAGCAACAGTTGGGGAACTCGATAGAAGCTATTTGCCGCTTCCTGCCTCCCAAAAGCAAATGGCCTTTGACGACTAAGTCATTGTAGTAGCATTCGTAGGTTTTATGCAAGATCTCTTTGATCGTCATAGACTATATTTCGTTGtttgtaaatttgatattatacaAATATACACGTACTAAAAAACGAAAGCATCATATTCTTGATATACTGCCATGTCTACCACTCTATCCAAAGCAGTATTGAAATATCTATACTTCAAGTTATATTTATCAGTTGAACAAACAAACTACACTACATCAAATATTCGTTTAAATCAACTACAAAAAATGtaaactatttaaaacaaatcttGACAAATTTTAGAAGTTGATTTTAATCTAGTCACCtactgcaatttttttttttttgcaattaattacttttaaaattaaactactaaaaaatttaaatcaaatacaccctgaataaaaaactatataaaatttcaaatttatgtttatcaaatgtaattatattaaacaacTAATATTTTGAGTGAGTTTATTTCTAGATGAACTTTCTCATACACAAACATCCATCCTATAAAACTCGAGAGTTAAGATGTTGGcgtcaacaaaaaaaaatttcaaaattttaattttaaaaaacaaaaaaaacatttcacaCGTTTTAAACCAATCAAATTAgttgttgattatttttttattataaaatagtacacataaataaaacaacctAAATTCATAGGTGAAACTAAACTTAATATCATTACTCAgcaatattcaaatttaatacataatttaatacatgaacaataattcaattcaaatattttatagttgttatctttttcatcatgtataccttttttttcttaaagaaaggTAATACATAGGAGGGCCATGAAATGGCTGTTGGGTAACTGCATCCACCTAAGAAACGACCCAAACGCCCATATTATAAACCCTAATATTTTGCATGGAAAGTTGGAATCGTAGATGATGCTTATAGGCTACCTACAAGTGGGTCCCCActctcaaaaaataaaagcactCATCTCCCACACTCCGATCTTAAATGCACGGCAATGATTTTATGACCCACACAATACCAACCATATGTAATGCCGCACCATAGCAAGTCACTCCCTCGagagaaaagaatatattgttattttattaaataaaaaaaccgAAGCCGAAATCCTCGATCACGTCAAATCGTACTACATGGCGCGTGTTTCACCACTCGccttaataaataaacaataaatgaataaatagtaaaattttaatttaaaaaaaatacaaattctactattaaattttaggtACATCTAATTcttgaatttcaaaaataataattaaaggtacattttttttgtttcaaaacaaGCTAAGTTTTGatctttgaatttaaaaagatcacaaaataatttagattcagtttgaattaaattaaaaaatatatatttgaagagactttcaaaaactttagttttttttttaaaattaaacattcaaatttattatataatttttttaaataattatgtgacattatatatttaaaaaataatttataaaatcgtattgt
Coding sequences:
- the LOC101214839 gene encoding GATA transcription factor 25 — its product is MYARAQPLTMGDQIADCSDTGEPLDNRLVRYGAHSLEDGVGVGGMVEVLNPDAVYVPAGDGSDLAVQRSDGSNQLTLSFRGQVYLFDAVSPEKVQAVLLLLGGCELSSGQQSVDLVNPNQRNALDLPGRSSQPQRAASLNRFRQKRKERCFEKKVRYGVRQEVALRMQRNKGQFTSSKKLDGSYSHGNVSELGQDESPSETSCTNCGISSMSTPMMRRGPSGPRSLCNACGLFWANRGTLRDLPKRSQDHPVTPAEQCESDGGKDLDCRHGNHAPSNLVSFSNGDTAALMAEH